Proteins encoded by one window of Massilia sp. NR 4-1:
- the aroG gene encoding 3-deoxy-7-phosphoheptulonate synthase AroG, which produces MQRTDDLRIREMKELTPPSHLIREFPCSEAASQTAAGARVALHRILHGQDDRLMVVIGPCSIHDPKAAMEYARRLAPLRAKLKDDLEIVMRVYFEKPRTTVGWKGMINDPYMDNSFRINDGLRMARELLRNINELGLPAGTEFLDVISPQYVADLISWGAIGARTTESQVHRELASGLSCPVGFKNGTDGNTRIAVEAIKAASQPHHFLSVTKGGHSAIVSTNGNEDCHIILRGGKTPNYDAASVEEACKAIAGHGLAARLMIDASHANSSKKPENQVPVCADIARQLAAGDTRIVGVMVESHLVAGRQDLVPGKELVYGQSVTDGCIDWDASVLVLEDLAAAVRQRRLRSEDH; this is translated from the coding sequence ATGCAACGCACCGACGATTTGCGCATCCGCGAAATGAAAGAACTGACCCCGCCGTCCCACCTGATCCGCGAGTTTCCCTGCAGCGAAGCGGCATCGCAGACGGCGGCGGGCGCGCGTGTGGCCCTGCACCGCATCCTGCACGGCCAGGACGACCGCTTGATGGTGGTGATCGGCCCCTGCTCGATCCACGATCCGAAAGCGGCCATGGAATATGCGCGCCGCCTGGCGCCGCTGCGCGCCAAACTCAAGGACGACCTGGAAATCGTCATGCGCGTGTATTTCGAGAAACCGCGCACCACCGTGGGCTGGAAGGGCATGATCAACGATCCGTATATGGACAACAGCTTCCGCATCAACGACGGCCTGCGCATGGCGCGCGAGCTGCTGCGCAATATCAACGAGCTGGGCCTGCCGGCCGGCACCGAATTCCTCGACGTGATCAGCCCGCAGTACGTCGCCGACCTGATCAGCTGGGGCGCGATCGGCGCGCGCACCACGGAATCGCAGGTGCACCGCGAGCTGGCTTCCGGCCTGTCCTGCCCGGTCGGCTTCAAGAACGGCACGGACGGCAATACCCGCATCGCGGTGGAGGCGATCAAGGCCGCGTCCCAGCCCCACCATTTCCTGTCCGTCACCAAGGGCGGCCATTCGGCCATCGTCTCCACCAACGGCAACGAGGATTGCCACATCATCCTGCGCGGCGGCAAGACGCCGAACTACGATGCGGCCAGCGTGGAAGAGGCGTGCAAGGCGATTGCCGGCCATGGCCTGGCGGCGCGCCTGATGATCGACGCCTCGCACGCCAACAGCTCGAAAAAGCCGGAAAACCAGGTGCCGGTGTGCGCCGATATCGCGCGCCAGCTGGCCGCTGGCGATACCCGCATCGTCGGCGTCATGGTGGAGTCGCATCTGGTGGCCGGGCGCCAGGATCTGGTGCCGGGCAAGGAGCTGGTCTACGGCCAGTCGGTAACCGACGGTTGCATCGACTGGGACGCCAGCGTGCTGGTGCTGGAGGATTTGGCGGCCGCCGTGCGCCAGCGCCGCCTGCGCAGCGAGGATCACTAA
- a CDS encoding TonB-dependent receptor, which translates to MIEKVLSRSLRVMFAGSLLVGMHAASAQEAMQRVEITGSSIKRVAAEAALPVQSFSQKDIQKSGVSSVTDFIQQIPAMQGFNVAAESVGGGGGGVTTASIHDIGPAYTLVLLNGRRVAPSNSGTTIDLNSIPLSAIERVEVLTDGASALYGADAIAGVVNFILKKGATQWEVKAKYSRPEEAGGASESLSLSKGFGNLEEDGYSLFFSLSHDKQKQLKASQRDFAKTGIINFTDPKNGKALQFINGSPRAVPANASVIYNDAKGDSQSIDFNPFARMNGGKCATANVDAFHDGSCYYDYTSTVEINPESKRDALFSSGSLKLGNSGFNGFFDLAYTKASIVARIAPYPAEFSLKTSSPLYSKYILPYLTPEQAAGVTAVSAKYRLYEMGNRGYDYATTATHLVTGVDGSAFGWDINSALTYSKNKQDQKYLSGFPLEKKFNAAIDAGLFDPFGYEQGKLPQAMRDVLNSTGYTGSYNVQTVTMTGFDARASRNAFQLPAGTAMLGVGLDYRKTKFKLEQSDTARDAAILFDSPQVDSGYQRDTSGAYAELVTPLLQQLEMTTSLRYDRIGSVKDNLTGRDVGKSESAATYKVSAKYTPMKNLMLRGAVGSGFRAADMSQIASPLVDFGVTGAPYSCPLSAANGLANHPLAKYCPRNRTQLEAFKGGNPELSPEKSKQWSVGAVFEPIDSLSLSLDLWNVSIRDQVAEVSEGLIAAYPNQYLDLFTTKHIGSTGQDVLAIKLLPMNVGRVENRGIDYDLTHKAKLFGGKLTSRLAGTFLLRSRYTRPGTSDQWETSLNRFGFNDKVSFRNIIRATSSWESAQFTHTATASYRNGYTDKNQNLDSCAVVTADAAQACYDITLRVPSYTTFDWQTAYRPLKNVELTAGIVNLFDRKPPFSLRNTGPHQIGYNPAYSSALGRQFYLSGAYKF; encoded by the coding sequence ATGATCGAGAAAGTGTTGTCCCGTTCCCTGCGCGTCATGTTCGCAGGCAGCCTGCTGGTCGGCATGCACGCCGCCAGCGCCCAGGAAGCCATGCAGCGCGTGGAAATCACCGGTTCCAGCATCAAGCGCGTCGCGGCCGAAGCCGCGCTGCCGGTGCAATCGTTCAGCCAGAAAGACATCCAGAAGTCCGGCGTCTCCAGCGTGACCGACTTCATCCAGCAGATCCCGGCCATGCAGGGCTTCAATGTGGCGGCCGAATCGGTCGGCGGCGGCGGCGGCGGCGTGACCACGGCCTCGATCCACGATATCGGCCCGGCCTACACCCTGGTGCTGCTCAACGGCCGCCGCGTGGCCCCGTCCAACTCGGGCACCACCATCGACCTGAACTCGATTCCGCTGTCGGCCATCGAGCGCGTCGAAGTGCTGACCGACGGCGCCTCGGCCCTGTACGGCGCCGACGCGATTGCCGGCGTGGTCAACTTCATCCTGAAAAAAGGCGCGACGCAGTGGGAAGTCAAGGCCAAGTACAGCCGTCCCGAAGAAGCGGGCGGCGCCTCCGAATCGCTCTCGCTGAGCAAGGGTTTCGGCAATCTGGAAGAAGACGGCTACAGCCTGTTCTTCTCCCTGAGCCACGATAAGCAAAAGCAGCTCAAGGCCTCGCAGCGCGACTTCGCCAAGACCGGCATCATCAATTTCACCGATCCGAAAAACGGCAAGGCCCTGCAGTTCATCAACGGCTCGCCGCGCGCCGTGCCGGCCAACGCCAGCGTGATCTACAACGACGCCAAGGGTGACAGCCAGAGCATCGATTTCAACCCGTTTGCGCGCATGAATGGCGGCAAATGCGCCACCGCCAACGTGGATGCCTTCCACGACGGCTCCTGCTACTACGATTACACCTCGACCGTCGAGATCAATCCGGAATCGAAGCGCGACGCCCTCTTCAGCTCGGGCAGCCTGAAACTCGGCAACAGCGGCTTCAACGGCTTCTTCGACCTGGCCTACACCAAGGCCAGCATCGTCGCCCGCATCGCCCCGTACCCGGCCGAGTTCTCGCTGAAAACCTCGTCGCCCCTGTACAGCAAATACATCCTGCCTTACCTGACCCCGGAACAGGCGGCCGGCGTGACCGCGGTGTCCGCCAAATACCGCCTGTACGAAATGGGCAACCGCGGCTATGACTACGCCACCACCGCCACCCACCTGGTGACCGGCGTCGACGGCAGCGCCTTCGGTTGGGACATCAACAGCGCCCTGACCTATTCCAAGAACAAGCAGGACCAGAAATACCTGAGCGGCTTCCCGCTCGAGAAGAAATTCAACGCCGCCATCGACGCCGGCCTATTCGATCCCTTCGGCTACGAACAGGGCAAGCTGCCGCAAGCCATGCGCGATGTGCTGAACAGCACCGGCTACACCGGCAGCTACAATGTGCAGACCGTGACCATGACGGGCTTCGATGCGCGCGCCTCGCGCAACGCCTTCCAGCTGCCGGCCGGCACCGCCATGCTGGGCGTGGGCCTGGACTACCGCAAGACCAAGTTCAAGCTGGAGCAGTCCGATACCGCGCGCGATGCCGCCATCCTGTTCGACAGCCCGCAGGTCGATAGCGGCTACCAGCGCGACACCAGTGGCGCCTACGCCGAGCTGGTCACGCCGCTGCTGCAGCAGCTCGAAATGACCACTTCGCTGCGCTATGACCGCATCGGCTCCGTCAAGGACAACCTGACCGGCCGCGATGTCGGCAAGTCGGAAAGCGCCGCCACCTACAAGGTCAGCGCCAAGTACACGCCGATGAAGAACCTGATGCTGCGCGGCGCCGTCGGCAGCGGCTTCCGCGCCGCCGACATGTCGCAGATCGCCAGCCCGCTGGTCGATTTCGGCGTCACCGGCGCGCCCTATAGCTGCCCGCTGTCGGCCGCCAACGGCTTGGCGAACCACCCGCTGGCCAAGTATTGCCCGCGCAACCGTACCCAGCTCGAAGCCTTCAAGGGCGGCAATCCGGAGCTGAGCCCGGAGAAATCCAAGCAGTGGTCGGTGGGCGCCGTGTTCGAGCCGATCGACTCGCTGAGCCTGTCGCTCGACCTGTGGAACGTCTCGATCCGCGACCAGGTGGCCGAAGTCAGCGAAGGCTTGATCGCCGCCTATCCGAACCAGTACCTGGACCTGTTCACCACCAAGCATATCGGCTCGACCGGCCAGGACGTGCTGGCCATCAAGCTGCTGCCGATGAATGTGGGCCGGGTGGAAAACCGCGGCATCGACTATGACTTGACGCACAAGGCCAAACTCTTCGGCGGCAAGCTCACCAGCCGCCTGGCCGGCACCTTCCTGCTGCGTTCGCGCTATACCCGTCCGGGCACGAGCGACCAGTGGGAAACCAGCCTGAACCGCTTTGGCTTCAACGACAAGGTCAGCTTCCGCAACATCATCCGCGCCACCAGCTCCTGGGAATCGGCCCAGTTCACGCACACCGCGACGGCCAGCTACCGCAACGGCTATACCGACAAGAACCAGAACCTCGACAGCTGCGCCGTGGTCACGGCGGACGCCGCCCAAGCCTGCTACGACATCACGCTGCGCGTGCCGAGCTACACCACCTTCGACTGGCAGACGGCTTACCGTCCGCTCAAGAATGTGGAGCTGACCGCCGGCATCGTCAACCTGTTCGACCGCAAGCCGCCCTTCTCGCTGCGCAATACCGGTCCGCACCAGATCGGCTACAACCCGGCGTATTCGAGCGCCCTGGGCCGCCAGTTCTATCTGAGCGGCGCTTACAAGTTCTAA
- a CDS encoding TonB-dependent receptor domain-containing protein, which produces MMMKEKVLARSLRLICWGGMALGLGAAAPAALAQSADGGDKMTRVEITGSSIRRIAKEGTLPVQTLTQEDIKKTGASSATELIQNLPAMQGFVPASSSVNGGAAGVTTAALHSLQSKYTLVLLDGQRMAPAELGNTQGGGYAVNIESIPLEAVERVEILTDGASALYGSDAISGVVNFILKKNKTDGNAYVTAQRPQHKGGSSWSAGITKGFGDLDRDRFNLLFSYSHEKQQQLAASQREASRRGAYFPFSYKGKNYFYDGATENTEPANITVNALPANAPAGTKPTTYSLNPFYSKNGNCGGPLANVQIDPLGYSGASCRFNYAAMVQTIPETQRDSGLLKGTFQLNETTTLWAEAVLSRFKMRAQYASSAQPMGINATTRFPVLWNKYVQPFLTANNLVAADFDPENPNGSLGTLGYRSVLVGGRADDYITDARHLSFGVNGQALGWTYNASAVLSRSQLKDKAAGGYTDFDKLVGLVASGKYDLVMGTGAESLRDALVNGTQFQKSVSTLNSLHLGAQRDVWELPGGMAIASLGGDFVKTRYRTDYDPLILSQSGFETQPASTNYPVGGSYGQIPFDAERKNWGVLGEVLLPLHKTLEGNISARYDKYDRVHSRHVFGSLPDPVTGLQMRLPAADLGNTFNSSTYKLSLRWTPVENLLLRGAYGTGFKAPNLNEVAGGLTFNGSTSGTYACPFPGTSGCRGSAAQYDLLKGPNSASGELGLKPEKSKQWTLGGRFEPLPGLSLGLDLWNVRIRDQILSGGVPEGEGFANPQLYKHLFINPYTDPGGGFNTIGYKQQPINGGMASYRGLDWDFSYRNRNTGFGKLSASWTGTRMLRQNYTLSPTGSLKTDLGVFGPDNAVVFKWQSHMNLTLETGAFINTLSAHYKSGYKDQAYPAGSVIFPILANGKVGNEAVAFEGIDTPSYTTFDWQGKWSYSKAISVTAGVKNLFDRKPPLTLQSAGGGNQIGYDGRYADPLGRAFYLTAGYNF; this is translated from the coding sequence ATGATGATGAAGGAAAAAGTGCTGGCGCGCTCCTTGCGCCTGATTTGCTGGGGCGGCATGGCGCTGGGCCTGGGCGCGGCAGCGCCCGCGGCGCTGGCGCAAAGCGCCGACGGCGGCGACAAGATGACCCGCGTGGAAATCACCGGTTCCTCGATCCGCCGCATCGCCAAAGAGGGCACCTTGCCGGTGCAGACCCTGACCCAGGAAGACATCAAGAAAACCGGCGCCAGCTCGGCCACCGAGCTGATCCAGAATCTGCCGGCCATGCAAGGCTTCGTGCCGGCGTCGAGCTCGGTCAATGGCGGCGCCGCCGGCGTGACCACGGCGGCCCTGCATTCGCTGCAGTCGAAATACACCCTGGTGCTGCTCGATGGCCAGCGCATGGCGCCGGCCGAACTGGGCAATACCCAGGGCGGCGGCTATGCCGTCAATATCGAGAGCATCCCGCTGGAAGCGGTGGAACGGGTCGAGATCCTGACCGACGGCGCCTCGGCCCTGTATGGCTCGGACGCGATTTCCGGCGTGGTCAATTTCATCCTGAAAAAGAACAAGACCGACGGCAATGCCTATGTCACGGCGCAAAGGCCGCAGCATAAGGGCGGCAGCAGCTGGTCGGCCGGCATCACCAAGGGCTTTGGCGACCTGGACCGCGACCGCTTCAATCTGCTGTTCTCCTACAGCCACGAGAAGCAGCAGCAGCTGGCCGCATCGCAGCGCGAAGCGTCGCGCCGCGGCGCCTACTTCCCCTTCAGCTACAAGGGCAAGAATTACTTCTACGACGGCGCCACCGAGAATACCGAACCGGCCAATATCACCGTCAACGCCCTGCCGGCCAACGCGCCGGCCGGCACCAAGCCGACCACCTATTCGCTCAATCCCTTCTACAGCAAGAACGGCAATTGCGGCGGCCCGCTGGCCAATGTGCAGATCGATCCGCTCGGCTACAGCGGTGCATCCTGCCGCTTCAACTACGCCGCCATGGTGCAGACCATTCCGGAAACCCAGCGCGACAGCGGCTTGCTGAAAGGTACCTTCCAGCTCAACGAAACCACCACGCTGTGGGCCGAAGCCGTGCTGTCGCGCTTCAAGATGCGCGCCCAGTACGCGTCCTCGGCCCAGCCCATGGGCATCAACGCCACCACCCGCTTCCCGGTGCTGTGGAATAAATATGTGCAGCCCTTCCTGACCGCCAACAACCTGGTGGCGGCCGATTTCGACCCCGAGAACCCGAACGGCTCGCTGGGCACGCTGGGCTACCGCTCGGTGCTGGTGGGCGGCCGCGCCGACGACTACATCACCGATGCGCGCCACCTGTCCTTCGGCGTCAACGGCCAAGCCCTGGGCTGGACCTATAACGCCAGCGCGGTCCTGTCGCGCAGCCAGCTCAAAGACAAGGCGGCCGGCGGCTATACCGACTTCGACAAGCTGGTGGGCCTGGTGGCCAGCGGCAAATACGATCTGGTGATGGGCACCGGCGCCGAGAGCCTGCGCGACGCCCTGGTCAACGGCACCCAGTTCCAGAAATCGGTGTCCACCCTGAACAGCCTGCACCTGGGCGCGCAGCGCGATGTGTGGGAGCTGCCGGGCGGCATGGCCATCGCCTCGCTGGGCGGCGACTTCGTCAAGACCCGCTACCGCACCGATTACGACCCGCTGATCCTGTCCCAGTCCGGCTTCGAAACCCAGCCGGCCTCGACCAACTATCCGGTGGGCGGCAGCTATGGCCAGATCCCCTTCGACGCCGAGCGCAAGAACTGGGGCGTGCTGGGCGAAGTGCTGCTGCCGCTGCATAAGACGCTGGAGGGCAATATCTCGGCGCGCTACGACAAATACGACCGCGTGCACAGCCGCCACGTCTTCGGCAGCCTGCCCGACCCGGTCACCGGCCTGCAAATGCGCCTGCCGGCCGCCGACCTGGGCAATACTTTCAATTCCAGCACCTACAAGCTGAGCCTGCGCTGGACGCCGGTCGAGAACCTCTTGCTGCGCGGCGCTTACGGCACCGGCTTCAAGGCGCCCAATCTGAACGAGGTGGCGGGCGGGCTGACCTTCAACGGCAGCACCTCGGGCACCTATGCCTGCCCCTTCCCGGGCACCAGCGGCTGCCGCGGCAGCGCCGCCCAGTATGACTTGCTGAAAGGCCCGAACAGCGCCAGTGGCGAGCTGGGCCTGAAGCCGGAAAAATCCAAGCAGTGGACCCTCGGCGGCCGCTTCGAGCCGCTGCCCGGCCTGTCGCTGGGCCTGGACCTGTGGAATGTGCGCATCCGCGACCAGATCCTGTCGGGCGGGGTGCCGGAAGGCGAGGGCTTCGCCAATCCGCAGCTGTACAAGCATCTGTTCATCAACCCCTACACCGACCCGGGCGGCGGCTTCAACACCATCGGTTACAAGCAGCAGCCGATCAATGGCGGCATGGCCAGCTACCGCGGCCTGGACTGGGACTTCAGCTACCGCAACCGGAATACCGGCTTCGGCAAGCTGTCGGCCAGCTGGACCGGCACGCGCATGCTGCGCCAGAACTACACGCTGTCGCCGACCGGCAGCCTGAAGACCGACCTCGGCGTATTCGGTCCGGACAATGCCGTGGTCTTCAAATGGCAGAGCCATATGAACCTGACGCTGGAAACGGGCGCCTTCATCAATACCCTGAGCGCACACTACAAGTCGGGCTACAAGGACCAGGCGTATCCGGCCGGCAGCGTGATCTTCCCGATCCTGGCGAACGGCAAGGTGGGTAACGAGGCGGTGGCCTTCGAGGGCATCGACACCCCCTCGTATACCACCTTCGACTGGCAGGGCAAGTGGTCGTACAGCAAGGCCATCAGCGTGACGGCGGGCGTGAAGAATCTGTTCGACCGCAAGCCGCCGCTGACCCTGCAAAGCGCCGGCGGCGGCAACCAGATCGGCTACGACGGCCGCTATGCCGATCCGCTGGGCCGCGCCTTCTACCTGACGGCCGGCTACAATTTCTAA